A stretch of the Ictidomys tridecemlineatus isolate mIctTri1 chromosome 5, mIctTri1.hap1, whole genome shotgun sequence genome encodes the following:
- the Rpl10l gene encoding ribosomal protein uL16-like produces the protein MGRRPARCYRYCKNKPYPKSRFCRGVPDAKIRIFDLGRKKAKVDEFPLCGHMVSDEYEQLSSEALEAARICANKYMVKSCGKDGFHIRVRLHPFHVIRINKMLSCAGADRLQTGMRGAFGKPQGTVARVHIGQVIMSIRTKLQNKEHVIEALRRAKFKFPGRQKIHISKKWGFTKFDAHEFEDKVAKKRLIPDGCGVKYIPNRGPLDKWRALHS, from the coding sequence ATGGGCCGCCGCCCTGCTCGCTGTTACCGGTATTGTAAGAACAAGCCTTACCCAAAGTCTCGTTTCTGCCGAGGTGTCCCAGATGCCAAGATTCGCATCTTTGACCTGGGTCGGAAAAAGGCGAAAGTGGATGAGTTCCCACTCTGTGGTCACATGGTGTCCGATGAGTACGAGCAGCTGTCCTCCGAAGCCCTGGAGGCCGCCCGCATCTGCGCCAACAAGTACATGGTGAAAAGTTGTGGCAAAGATGGCTTTCACATTCGAGTACGCCTCCATCCTTTCCATGTCATCCGTATCAACAAGATGTTGTCCTGTGCTGGGGCTGACAGGCTCCAGACAGGTATGAGAGGTGCCTTTGGAAAACCTCAAGGGACTGTTGCCAGGGTCCATATTGGCCAAGTCATCATGTCCATCCGCACCAAGCTTCAGAACAAGGAGCACGTGATTGAAGCCTTACGCAGGGCAAAATTCAAGTTCCCGGGACGCCAGAAGATCCATATCTCCAAGAAGTGGGGCTTTACCAAGTTTGATGCTCACGAATTTGAAGACAAAGTGGCCAAGAAGCGCCTGATTCCTGATGGCTGTGGAGTCAAATACATCCCCAATCGTGGCCCTTTGGACAAGTGGCGGGCCTTGCACTCCTGA